One genomic segment of Cottoperca gobio chromosome 21, fCotGob3.1, whole genome shotgun sequence includes these proteins:
- the LOC115026509 gene encoding trace amine-associated receptor 13c-like — protein sequence METSEGAELCFPQLNNSCRKPMPAQLHTMFNYTLLSFISLPTVALNLLVIISISHFRQLHTPTNLLILSLAVSDFFVGLLLMPVKIFLNDACWFLGDLMCALYYVADFIIISSSVGNMVLISIDRYLAICDPLRYTTRVTLNRTKVCVCLCWICSFLYKCLIFKDFLRQPDSYNSCYGECVFVLNYITGAVVFVFTFIVPVTVIIVLYMRVFVVAVSQARAMRSHIAAVTLQSSVGGTAKKSEMKAARTLGIVVVVFIMCFVPYFSPSLKGEDIEESSSSSLVAVWLLYFNSSLNPVIYAFFYPWFRKSIKLIVTFKILRPDSCDTKIL from the exons atggagactTCAGAAGGAGCTGAACTCTGCTTTCCACAACTCAACAATTCCTGCAGGAAACCCATGCCAGCTCAGTTACATACCATGTTCAATTACACCCTGTtgtccttcatctctctgcccACTGTAGCTCTCAACCTGCTGGTCATCATCTCTATCTCCCACTTCAG gcagctccacacccccaccaacctcctcatcctctccctggctgtctcaGACTTCTTCGTGGGCCTCCTACTGATGCCTGTTAAAATCTTTTTAAACGATGCTTGCTGGTTCCTGGGTGACCTAATGTGTGCTCTGTATTATGTTGCAGATTTTATCATTATCTCTTCTTCAGTTGGAAACATGGTGCTCATATCAATTGATCgttatttggctatttgtgaccctctacgttacaccaccagagttactctgaacagaacaaaagtctgtgtttgtctgtgttggatttgttcttttctctataaatgtctcattttcaaggactttctgagacaacctgattcatataattcctgctatggagagtgtgtatttgtcCTTAACTATATCACAGGAgctgttgtctttgtctttaccTTTATTGTCCCCGTTACTGTCATCATAGTTCTGTATATGAGAGTATTTGTGGTGGCTGTGTCTCAGGCTCGAGCCATGCGCTCTCATATTGCAGCTGTTACACTCCAGAGTTCAGTTGGTGGAACTGCTAAGAAATCTGAGATGAAAGCAGCCAGGACTCtaggtattgttgtagttgtgtttataatgtgtttcgTTCCATATTTCTCTCCATCACTGAAAGGTGAGGATATTGAAGAGAGCAGTTCATCCTCACTTGTTGCAGTCTGGCTGCTGTATTTTAACTCTAGTCTAAACCCAGTGATCTATGCCTTCTTTTACCCCTGGTTTAGAAAATCTATCAAACTCATTGTTACCTTTAAGATACTTCGGCCTGACTCTTGTGATACTAAAATACTGTAG